In the genome of bacterium, the window GGGATCGTAGACGGGGACCGCGTGGATCTGTCCAATCTGCACCGGCAGATCCTGCACCCGACGCACGCCGTGGGTCAGGACAAGACCGCGTCCGCCCAGCAGACGCTCGCCGGCGTGAACCCTGAGGTCACGGTGGTGCCGTACCAGACCGTGCTGACCAGCGCGAACGCGCTCGACATCATCAAGGACTACGATGTCGTCGTGAACGGCAGCGACAACTTTCCCACGCGCTACCTCGTCAACGACGCCTGCGTCCTCTTGAAGAAGCCGCTTGTGGATGCGAGTATCCTCAAGTGGGAGGGGCAGGCGACGACGTTCCTGCCCGGGCGCGGGTGCTACCGCTGCCTGTTCCCGACGCCGCCGCCGCCCGGCGCCGTGCCGAGCTGCGCGGAAGGGGGCATTCTGGGCGCGTTGTGCGGCTTCGCCGGGGCACGACAGGCGCTCGAGGTGCTGAAGATCCTGCTCGGCGTCGGCGAGACGCTCGCCAATAGGCTATTGATTTTCGACGCGCTCGAAGGGGAGACCCGGGTCGTGCGGTGGAGCCGCAATCCCGACTGCCCGGTGTGCGGCGACCATCCGACGATTCATGAGTTGATCGACTACGAGCAGTTCTGCGGCATGCCGGCACACGACCGCGCCGCGGCGGCCGCAGGACCGATCCCGGAGATCTCCCCGGTGGAGGCGCGGGACCTGCTGGCGCGGGGCGGCGTGCAACTGATTGACGTGCGCGAACCGTGGGAGCACGACGAGGCGCACATCGCGGGCGGCCAGCTGATCCCCATGGGGGACGTGCCTGCGCGCGTACGCGAGATCGACCCAAACGTGCCGGCGATCGTCTACTGCCGGTCGGGCGCGCGAAGCGGCAAGATCGTAGCGATGCTGCGGAGCACCGGATACGGCAAGGCGATGAACCTCAAGGGCGGCATCCTAGCCTGGGCGAACGCGCAGTTGCCGACGGAGTAGGGCGCGCGCGGCGCGCCGCGGACTGAGACGGCTGAACGGGGTGGAGCCAGGCTCCGCCCCGTTCGACGTTCCACGGGACCCCGGGCCCCACGCTCCGCGGTGAACCCTCCGCGTAGTGCGCGGGGTGCCCCGGCCACCCGGGGCACCTCGCCACGACGGAAGGAGGGCGCGTCGTCCTACTGCAGCTGGGCGAACTTGTCCGGGAACTGCGCCACGATGGCGGCCGCGAGCGTGTCGCCGATCATCTGCATGTGCGCGGCCGCGGCCCGGAGCGCCTGGCTGGCGGCCATCGGATGGCCGGCGGCCTGCTCGTCGATGACGACCTTCAGGGTGAGGACGTGTTCCTTCACGAGATCGGCCACCGCGTCCGCCGACAGGCTGGGATTCGCGGAGTGCAGGAACGCGCCGAAGTCCTTAGTGTAGCCGATCAGATCCGAGACCGCTTTGTCCTGCTGCATCTTGTTCTTGGCCGCGAGTCCAGCCGTGTAGTCGACGATGAAGCCGATGTGCTTGCGCCACAGGGGCAGGAACGCCTGCTCGGCGCCCGCGCCGTAGACCGAGCCGATCGTCGTGGACAGCGCAATCGAGTTCTGGTCAAGCGCGCCTGCCGCGGCCTTGAAGTCGGCCTGTCGTCCGCCGAGCGCCGCCCCGGTCGCCATCGCCGCGAGATACGCATGTTCTTGCAGCAAGGTATCGAGCGTAACGCGCAGCCCCGCCGCCTTGGCATCCGTCATGCCACTCATGGGCGCAGCCGTGACCGCTGCGCCGCCGAAGCCCATGGTCACCGCCGCGCAGAGGGTTGCGATGCTGAGAACGCGTTGCCACCGTGTGCTCATCTCGGCCTCCCATATCCCGATGTTGGCGGGCGCCGTGGTGCGTTGGCGTCCCGCTTACTTGACGGTGATCTGTCCCTGCATGAAGTGGTGCCGATCGCAGAAGTACACGTACGTGCCCGGTTTGGAAAACGTCACGCTGAACGCCGCGCCCGGCCCTTTCAGCGATGCGTTGAACATCGGTGTCCGATGCTCCGGCGTCCCCGACGTGACGGTGTGCTCGATCTCGTCGGTGTTGGTCCACGTGACCGGCGTCCCCGCGGCGATCTCGATCTGCGCCGGTTGAAACTGAAACGTCTGAATCGTCACCGGCCGCGGTGCCATGTCCGCCATCGCGAATTCCGGTAGCGCCGCCACCAGCACGACGCCCGCTCCGACCAGGCATCGCATCGTCAAACGAGGACGTCCTGTGCCACGTCCTGTGCGGTGTGTGCGTCGCGGAGCATGCCGTAGGCAAGCGAGTAGACCGCGCCGGCGTACCGATCGTAGAGCATCCGGAACGCGTCCACGTCACCCGCGGCGACGCGTGCGAGCAGCTCCGCGTCGCCGGGCTCGGTCGTCACGCGGCCGATCCGCCCCGTCTGCATTTGAAGATGGAACAGGGGTTCAGCCGGCCCACCGATCACTCCCGTGCGCGCAATGGCCATCCATAGTCTCCACTCACCATTCGTGCGCGGAGGTCGGATGGATGCCATGCTCTGGGAGACCGCCTCGTCTCTCGGTCCCTGCGCGTGCGTCGGTCGCGCCCGGTCTCAGCGCCGGGCCTACAGGTCGAGCGCCGGGCCCGGTACGTCTCGGACGGGCGAGACATACGGCGTAGACGCGCTCGCTTCCCGGTGCTCCTCCCTCGCACGCTCGATCAGCGCCGGCGTACTCATCAGATCGCAGGCCGCCGCAGCAAGGATCTGCGCGGCGAACAGCATTCCCCGCCGCCCGATCGGGCTGCCCACGCTCGCCGCCATCTGCCAGGAGTGACCTGGGGTTCCGAGCGGCGCGGTGACCGTGCGCATTTCCGCGGTCGGCACGACGTACGATACATCCCCGACGTCCGTCGAGCCCGCGAGCGTCTCGCCGTAGGGCGGGATAGGCAGGATCTGCTCGATCAGATCCGTACCCGGGTCGCCGGGAGTGCCGAGGTCCACGCCGCGGCGCCGCAGATCGTCGAGCGCCTTGCGCAGCGCGCCGTCGGGGAACGTCGCCTGGAGCTTGCGCGCGAACGCGTGTTCTTCGGCGGTGTAGGTGGGCGCGCCGATCGCGTCCATCGTGCGCTGCAGGAGGCCGTCGAGCGTCTTGTTCGCCAGCGTGTCATAACATCCGGCGACCAGGCGGACGACATGGGTCGTGCCGGTCATCAGGCACGCGCCGCGCGCGATGTCGAGCAGGCGCGCGTACACGTCCTCCACCTGGGACCGGCGCGGCGCGCGGACGAAGTACCAGGCCTCGGCACGGTTCGGCACGACGTTCGGCGCCAGCCCGCCGTCCGTGATCACGTAGTGGATGCGGGTCGTGTAGTGGACGTGCTCGCGCAGAAAGTTCGCCCCGACGTTCATGAGCTCGACCGCGTCGAGCGCGCTGCGGCCGTTCTCCGGCATCCCCGCCGCATGCGACGCCACCCCGTGAAACGTGAATCGGACGGAGTTCACCGCGGTGTGCAGTTCGTTCATGATCTGGTTCTGCTGGCCGGGGTGCCACGTGAGCGCGCAGTCCACGTCCGCAAACCGTCCCTCCTTGACCATGAACGCCTTCCCGACCAGGGTCTCCTCGGCGGGGCATCCGAGGAACCGTACCGTGCCCTTGACCTCCCCCCGGCGGATCGCGTGGCGCACGGCCATCGCGGCCGCGGCGGCCGCCGTCCCGAGAAGATTGTGGCCGCACCCGTGGCCCGGGCCGTTTGGCACGATCGGCTTGTGCTCCGTCGTGCCGCGGCGCTGGCTCAAGCCCGGGAGGGCGTCGAACTCGCCGAGCAGCGCGATGACGGGGGTGCCTTCTCCATACGTCGCGACGAACGCGGTCGGCATGCCGGCCACGCCGCGCTCGACCGCGAACCCGGACGCCTCCAGCGCGTCGGCGAGCGCGGCGCTGCTCTTGGTCTCGTGCAACCCGAGCTCCGGCGTCTCCCAGATTCGATCGCTCAATTCGGCAAACTGCGGGGCCTGTGCGGTGACGAAGTCGAGCACAGACGCTAACGGCATGCATGCACCTCCGAGGGTCGCACGGTCCGCGGGGACGCCGCGCGGTTGGCGGACGGGCCTTGTGGAGCGGCTACTTCCACGTCGCGTAGATCGCCGCCCACTTTTCCGTGGGCACGATGCTCACGCCCTCGAGATGGCTGCTCGTCACGACGTAGAAGTTTTGGGCCCAGAGGAAGATCCACGGCGCGTCCTTCCAGATCGCCTCCTGCGCTTCTTTGTAGATCGCCTGCCGCTCCTTCGGATTCATGGTCGTCTGGCCGTCCAGCAGCAACTGGTCGACCTTGGGATCCTTGTAGAAGGTGGCGATATATCCGTGTGGCGGCCACAGCCCCGAGTAGAACACTCCGAACAGCTGCGCGGCGGCATCCAAGTACGGCCCGGCCTGCCCCAGCATGTACATCTGAATCGGGGTCCGGTCCGCCGGCACTGCGAGCGCGCCGATGTAGCTCGGCCAGTCGGCCGTCTCCACGGTGGCCTTGACCCCGACGTTTGCGAGTTGCGCGGCGATCGCCTGAGCCGCCTGGTAGTCCTGGATGTAGCGGCCCGTGGGCGCCCGGAACGCAATGCTGAAGCCGTTCGGGTAGCCGGCCTCCGTGAGCAGTTGCTTCGCGCGGGCGGGATCAAACGGCCAGCCCCCCGGCTGGATCCGCGTGTATCCGAAGAGATTGGGGGTGGTCGGCGATTCGAGCACGGTCGCCAGCCCGAAGATCACGCTGTGGATCAGTGCCTGCTTGTTGACCGCGTAGTTGAGCGCTTGGCGCACGCGCGCGTCCTTGAGCGGGCCGTACAGGTTGTTCATCCCGATGAAGATGTCCCGGTCGGTCGGCCCTTCCACGACCCGCAGCGACGGGTCCTTGCGCATCGCCGGCACGTCGGGCGCCGGCGGCTCGAACGCCATCTGGGCGTCGCCCGCCCGCAGCATCGTCTCGCGAGTCCCCGCGTTGGGGACGACGCGGAAGATCACCTGGTCGAAGAACGGCTTGCGCCCCCAGTAGTCTGGGTTGCGCGCGAGCGTGATGTGGTCGCCGTGCACCCACTCCTTGAACAGGTACGGGCCGGAACCCGCGTTGACCGGGGCCAGGGCCACCTTGGCGTTCCCCAGGGCCTTGGCCGCGGCCGGCGACACGATCTCAGCGGCCGTGGTCGCCAGCTCCTCCGGCAGCGTGGCGTTGGGCTGTTTGAAGTGCAGCACGATCGTGTAGGGGTCGGGCGTCTCGATCTTGCTCGTATCGAGGGCGCTCCAGTAGTAGCGGGCGGAGTTGCGTACCGACGGGTCGAGCGCCCGCTCGATGTTGAATTTCACGGCTTGAGCGTCGAAGGCGGTGCCGTCCTGGAACTTGACCCCCTGGCGCAGCTTGACGGTGTACGTGCGCCCGTCGGGACTGATCGTCCACGAAGTCGCAAGCTGCCCGACGAGCTTGGTGTATTGCGGTTGGCCCGGGCCGGCCCCCGACCGCTCGTCGTTGTACCAGATCAGCGGGTCGAACATGTAGTCCACGATGTTCGACACGGTGGCGGTGGTCTGGCCGAGCGGGTCCAGCGTGTCGGCGTCGATGCCGAGCGCAATCGTGAGCGTCGTCGGGGTCGTCGCGTACCCGCTCCCCGAGATGCCGAAGAGAACGACCGCGCAGGCGACCACGACGGCCCATGCCGCCCCGCGGCGCGCAAGCGACCCACCCATCTCACGCCTCCTCCCAGGCCGGAACGCTTCGCCCGTGCGTCCTTCGATGCGATGACCGAGACGCGGAACGTCCCCTTGAGGCTTCGCGTCCATTCACAAGGTCGCCTCCATCGCGTCTGTGCTCACGGGCGGCGGTGTTCGGGCGTGCGATGCCAAGCGGCGAGAACGGGGCCGGTGTTCGTCGATGCGTCAGACGCCCATGACCTGGGCGTAGAGGCGCCGCGTCTGCGGACCGTCGAGCTCGCAGAACAGGACGCGCTGCCACGTGCCCAGCACCAGGTGGCCCTGTTCGATCGGGACCTGCACCGTCTGGCCGAGCAGCACGGCGCCGAGGTGACTCCACGCGTTCCCGCGATTGCAGTCGGAGTAGGCGGGATCGTTGTGGCGGTA includes:
- a CDS encoding ThiF family adenylyltransferase; its protein translation is GIVDGDRVDLSNLHRQILHPTHAVGQDKTASAQQTLAGVNPEVTVVPYQTVLTSANALDIIKDYDVVVNGSDNFPTRYLVNDACVLLKKPLVDASILKWEGQATTFLPGRGCYRCLFPTPPPPGAVPSCAEGGILGALCGFAGARQALEVLKILLGVGETLANRLLIFDALEGETRVVRWSRNPDCPVCGDHPTIHELIDYEQFCGMPAHDRAAAAAGPIPEISPVEARDLLARGGVQLIDVREPWEHDEAHIAGGQLIPMGDVPARVREIDPNVPAIVYCRSGARSGKIVAMLRSTGYGKAMNLKGGILAWANAQLPTE
- a CDS encoding plastocyanin/azurin family copper-binding protein; this translates as MRCLVGAGVVLVAALPEFAMADMAPRPVTIQTFQFQPAQIEIAAGTPVTWTNTDEIEHTVTSGTPEHRTPMFNASLKGPGAAFSVTFSKPGTYVYFCDRHHFMQGQITVK
- a CDS encoding sigma factor, producing MAIARTGVIGGPAEPLFHLQMQTGRIGRVTTEPGDAELLARVAAGDVDAFRMLYDRYAGAVYSLAYGMLRDAHTAQDVAQDVLV
- a CDS encoding amidohydrolase, producing the protein MPLASVLDFVTAQAPQFAELSDRIWETPELGLHETKSSAALADALEASGFAVERGVAGMPTAFVATYGEGTPVIALLGEFDALPGLSQRRGTTEHKPIVPNGPGHGCGHNLLGTAAAAAAMAVRHAIRRGEVKGTVRFLGCPAEETLVGKAFMVKEGRFADVDCALTWHPGQQNQIMNELHTAVNSVRFTFHGVASHAAGMPENGRSALDAVELMNVGANFLREHVHYTTRIHYVITDGGLAPNVVPNRAEAWYFVRAPRRSQVEDVYARLLDIARGACLMTGTTHVVRLVAGCYDTLANKTLDGLLQRTMDAIGAPTYTAEEHAFARKLQATFPDGALRKALDDLRRRGVDLGTPGDPGTDLIEQILPIPPYGETLAGSTDVGDVSYVVPTAEMRTVTAPLGTPGHSWQMAASVGSPIGRRGMLFAAQILAAAACDLMSTPALIERAREEHREASASTPYVSPVRDVPGPALDL
- a CDS encoding ABC transporter substrate-binding protein — encoded protein: MGGSLARRGAAWAVVVACAVVLFGISGSGYATTPTTLTIALGIDADTLDPLGQTTATVSNIVDYMFDPLIWYNDERSGAGPGQPQYTKLVGQLATSWTISPDGRTYTVKLRQGVKFQDGTAFDAQAVKFNIERALDPSVRNSARYYWSALDTSKIETPDPYTIVLHFKQPNATLPEELATTAAEIVSPAAAKALGNAKVALAPVNAGSGPYLFKEWVHGDHITLARNPDYWGRKPFFDQVIFRVVPNAGTRETMLRAGDAQMAFEPPAPDVPAMRKDPSLRVVEGPTDRDIFIGMNNLYGPLKDARVRQALNYAVNKQALIHSVIFGLATVLESPTTPNLFGYTRIQPGGWPFDPARAKQLLTEAGYPNGFSIAFRAPTGRYIQDYQAAQAIAAQLANVGVKATVETADWPSYIGALAVPADRTPIQMYMLGQAGPYLDAAAQLFGVFYSGLWPPHGYIATFYKDPKVDQLLLDGQTTMNPKERQAIYKEAQEAIWKDAPWIFLWAQNFYVVTSSHLEGVSIVPTEKWAAIYATWK